A portion of the Blastopirellula sediminis genome contains these proteins:
- a CDS encoding sigma-70 family RNA polymerase sigma factor, with protein sequence MPNSKINFVPNDDFESTTEMDFEAIDIELYAAEDRPLPRDPKLAAESFLCAVEQSRLLTFEGEQFLFKRLNFLRFRASALQSTLKNRRNTKKTDAEIDRLLSDANQTREEIAHANLRLATSISQKHAQSRDEFEEFLAESNAILLNAIDKFDYARGYRFSTYATHAIQRNLFRLIEKRNKRRKLESAEEAAIQTAASPAVDPDRPTDVEVQNAFDAIMSRIDDALDPREQFIVRQRFGLDQLGKGKSLREIGDELGISKERTRQLYQRSIEKLAEVAKPFEALFAST encoded by the coding sequence TTGCCCAACTCCAAAATCAATTTCGTTCCCAACGATGATTTCGAGTCCACCACCGAGATGGACTTTGAGGCGATCGATATTGAGCTTTACGCAGCAGAAGATCGCCCCCTCCCCCGCGATCCGAAGTTAGCGGCGGAGTCGTTCCTTTGTGCGGTCGAACAAAGCCGGCTCCTGACGTTTGAGGGCGAACAGTTTCTCTTCAAGAGACTGAACTTTCTCCGCTTTCGGGCTAGCGCACTACAGTCGACCCTGAAGAACCGCCGCAACACGAAGAAAACCGACGCCGAAATTGACCGACTCCTATCGGACGCCAACCAGACGCGGGAGGAGATCGCCCATGCGAATCTCCGCCTGGCGACTTCCATCTCCCAGAAACATGCCCAGTCGCGCGACGAGTTTGAGGAGTTCCTGGCCGAATCGAACGCCATTTTGTTGAACGCGATCGATAAGTTCGACTATGCCCGCGGCTATCGCTTCAGTACCTACGCAACACACGCTATTCAGCGCAACTTATTTCGCCTGATCGAAAAGCGGAACAAACGCCGCAAGTTGGAATCGGCCGAGGAGGCGGCGATTCAGACGGCCGCGTCGCCGGCTGTCGATCCCGATCGGCCGACCGACGTGGAAGTGCAAAACGCCTTTGACGCGATCATGAGTCGAATCGACGACGCCCTCGATCCCCGCGAACAGTTCATCGTCCGTCAGCGGTTCGGGCTTGATCAGCTGGGCAAAGGAAAGTCGCTTCGTGAGATCGGCGACGAGCTCGGCATCAGCAAAGAACGAACCCGGCAGTTGTACCAGCGGAGCATCGAAAAACTGGCGGAAGTCGCCAAACCGTTCGAGGCGCTATTCGCTTCCACCTAA
- a CDS encoding RNA polymerase sigma factor, with protein sequence MPTTSATTQDIERILEAERQRPVVAYDLILERSLERLRRLTKAMMRSYPSLVRWEETDDVFQEAAIRLYRSLKNVKPQSAQHYFKLATMQIRRTLIDLARKHLGPMAEAANHQSHFNLAEVPRQDDDDTPVSLAQWAEFHEAVDKLPEELRDTFSLIWYADATHGDAAQILGVSTKTIQRRFIQARLLLAEMTPDLSPGAK encoded by the coding sequence TTGCCAACGACATCAGCCACGACGCAGGATATCGAACGTATTCTCGAAGCCGAGCGTCAGCGCCCGGTGGTCGCGTATGACCTGATCCTGGAACGGTCGCTCGAGCGATTGCGGCGTCTGACGAAAGCGATGATGCGCTCGTATCCGAGCCTGGTCCGCTGGGAAGAAACCGACGACGTCTTCCAGGAAGCGGCGATTAGGTTATATCGCAGCCTGAAGAATGTGAAACCGCAGTCGGCCCAACATTATTTCAAACTGGCGACAATGCAGATTCGCCGGACGCTGATCGACCTGGCTCGCAAGCATCTCGGGCCGATGGCCGAAGCGGCCAACCATCAGTCCCATTTCAATTTGGCCGAAGTTCCACGGCAGGACGACGACGATACCCCCGTCTCGCTCGCTCAATGGGCCGAGTTTCACGAGGCGGTCGACAAGCTCCCCGAGGAATTGCGCGACACGTTTTCGCTGATATGGTACGCCGACGCGACGCATGGCGACGCAGCGCAGATCTTGGGAGTTTCGACCAAGACGATCCAGCGACGATTTATCCAGGCCCGACTGCTGCTGGCGGAGATGACGCCAGACCTTTCTCCAGGCGCCAAGTAA
- a CDS encoding protein kinase domain-containing protein, whose translation MDERLLDLLLQWEEAASSGTDADLAKLADGDPQLLEQLQQHVAALQKIAWLDAPQAPAEELHLPTAQSLHSSLLMPDDLQLKTLQTHLAAAEIIPPAKLKELLDSHRVRTGFQLAGLLLENDLVTRFQLRSIANGKTRGLKLGRYVVLDKIGEGGMGQVYKARHSKMGRVVALKVLPRAAMAKSQSVERFNQEMKVAAKLRHENIVTAYDADESDGIHFFVMEYVEGRDLNTQVRRAGPLSVAAAVDCLLQAAQGLEYAHGVGLVHRDIKPANLLIDQNGVVKILDMGIARIQTDSNQSGLTQNGAVMGTVDFMAPEQAVNAKAATASADLYSLGCSLYYLLTGRPPFGGETLMVKLLGHREQTPPSLLNVRRDVPPALQAIYEKCMAKSPADRYKSATELIAALRRIRPQLSDAPPALSISSMETANDTSPTAFFETQPYSADAEVLPTRSIDARPQTSLPTLSGRGVPVYGGVIGALVLLFGFLYYAAGILFPSAPPLGTLVVEVDQEDLTAHLRDQELAIVDLKTAKRTPIRLLNTEQTVSLAPGEYKFDLDASGAIKTDVSQLTILSDASSKVHLFWKEAAKSTPPSVPETAVNLAPAMAIAPFDQSQAKAHQAAWASYLGVPELSTNSVGITFRVIPPGEFVMGSPQWQFKRLSDETEHEARISRPYLMSDTEVTRKQWDAVMGPRPWNVVGSNSIRDPLAIPASPITWEDATEFCRRLSEKEGKTYRLPTEAEWEFACRAGAETAYSFGDDQTQLVNYAWFNANALNANEQFPHPVRQKLPNPFGLYDMPGNVWEWCSDWYGSDYFKLAPLVDPTGPNSGPYHVQRGGSWYYGSDVGRSAARSVYQPEKPEYIGGFRIVQAFPDVPAQSPPKAPSPTGAYALEFDGVNDYVKLPFGYKGEHPLTMEVVLQVPAPAPGLHNILGTSEDSGVRFEFAGHPDGQTMAAQIGLAKPSRIYQMVSSQNYPPPGTTVNLTATIDSQQFRLFIDGKKVAESTLPETDRLFNDLNWIVGASPNLNQGEPLPVDFPFCGVIQQVRLSNAVLYQEDFKPTYQFDSSPQTMALYQFKEGQGTQLTDSSGHNRHGAIYGDPQWIPLTKANLDPNAHRAFALEFDGVDDYVELPYPFDLPAPWSLEMVAVTPTNPTNIGGALFSTTEFSGLGWTLSKTKTDGFFNAEFLIHSSRHGAYIGLTAKDITPPDTPVNFTVVSDKENVRYYVDGSLVGNIAIPEAERNYGDLKAMLGASPSQKPNLKIPIRFPFRGKIQQFRISTSERFTSEFTPQYQFAADDETYAFYDFKQGEGAELTDVSGHNRHGVIHGDPQWVRLSPDQIAPPTYAIDFDGVDDFVELPFGYQGKTPITVEVVLPMPLNSMESGTIFGNTEVSGVGLGINRQPQTGKRIAHLALSSTPLKTYAMLETTDLPTTGTLTNLTFVLGPVEYRLYVDGKLAGKAALPESERNHSRLNFLLGASANDRARQPGDFDFPYRGQVQQVRVSMTERYESDFTPQYEFFPDDDTFALYRFTEASGTILHDSSGNHRNGEIHGNPRRVKVSANVADGVTSNKPLRRPHGMEFDGVDDRVMIPISENLVDGPLTIEFFCQTQPGNSKDSYFVRAITHGDSRTVCLSPNGKLYAAENKEDVYLIHQPCPYEKWVHVAATFADRPLIFVDGQKSDLTPNALKDPRTSPAPDSLVFGGDMDFSHMFAGKIGGVRISKSLRYQDNFTPPTQLTKDADTLALYLFEEGSGTQLLDSSGNNHHGKIEGNPQWLGAANATSVDDSADRRAAEYVLSIGGQVRINDDSHLGTNTLIKNPNQLPNEAFRLTHVELANNNEITDQGLSAFQGTSNLRRVKVLNSSKVTAAGLAHLAENRSITFLELWGCQLTSNVFSHLQKMDSVIDFRFGYNSLNDDDMQFFREFPSTPRLRCLMLSNTSIGDEGIACLADARELRQLNVNKTSLTDKSFDTFLNLPLLQNLHLTETKVTPAGVAKFKQARPTCRVVWDGDPTGAVGGPTTSADSPAMTSIDPTPSAPPPGPGVSAVDVFTSGKWRWSKPEPVVVAGVEDSETLCNPYLLDKTGELYFAISPERLDKADLAVSKPATPSGTWEKPTLLSSEINSSELEHGPRLFADGTRMLFHSRRTDGMGQDDIWIARRNSIDEPFGRATNLGSPINTDQGEAHAAITNDGLTLVFERQRVEGRTLYGTLMIATRKSIDAPFDEPVPLENEINAGVTNTCPAISPDGTVLLFSSFRTGYQGLNLFVCNRASTDQPFGPPVLFDPVFPTGSWKIVTCVSQDLTRIFMSHSQTPQQNSRLWQCRLLTSEN comes from the coding sequence ATGGACGAACGACTGCTCGATCTGTTACTGCAATGGGAAGAAGCGGCGTCCAGCGGGACCGACGCCGATTTGGCGAAATTGGCCGACGGCGACCCACAGCTCCTGGAACAATTGCAACAACACGTCGCCGCCCTCCAAAAGATCGCCTGGCTCGACGCTCCCCAGGCGCCCGCCGAAGAATTGCATTTGCCGACGGCCCAATCGCTCCATTCGTCCCTGTTGATGCCGGACGATCTCCAGCTCAAGACCCTCCAGACCCATCTGGCGGCGGCCGAGATCATCCCTCCCGCCAAGCTGAAGGAGCTGTTGGATTCCCACCGGGTCCGGACTGGATTTCAATTGGCCGGCTTGCTGCTGGAAAACGATCTGGTAACTCGGTTTCAATTGCGTTCGATCGCCAACGGCAAGACCCGCGGTCTCAAACTTGGCCGCTACGTGGTCTTGGACAAGATCGGCGAAGGAGGAATGGGGCAAGTCTACAAAGCGCGGCACAGTAAAATGGGACGCGTCGTCGCGCTAAAAGTCTTACCTCGTGCGGCGATGGCGAAGTCGCAAAGCGTCGAGCGATTCAACCAGGAGATGAAGGTCGCGGCGAAACTGCGGCATGAAAACATCGTTACCGCGTACGACGCCGACGAGTCGGACGGAATCCACTTCTTCGTCATGGAGTACGTCGAGGGGCGCGATCTCAACACGCAGGTCCGTCGCGCCGGTCCCCTTTCGGTCGCGGCGGCGGTCGACTGTCTGCTGCAAGCCGCGCAAGGCCTCGAATACGCCCACGGCGTTGGACTGGTGCATCGCGACATCAAGCCCGCCAACTTGCTGATCGATCAAAACGGCGTCGTAAAGATTCTCGATATGGGGATCGCGCGGATCCAGACCGATAGCAATCAGTCCGGCCTGACGCAAAACGGAGCCGTCATGGGAACTGTCGACTTCATGGCGCCGGAACAAGCGGTCAACGCCAAAGCCGCGACGGCCAGCGCCGACTTGTACAGCCTTGGCTGTTCCCTTTACTACTTGCTGACCGGCCGTCCGCCGTTCGGCGGCGAGACGCTGATGGTCAAGCTGCTCGGGCATCGCGAACAAACGCCTCCCAGTTTGCTCAACGTTCGTCGCGACGTGCCGCCGGCGCTGCAAGCGATTTACGAAAAGTGCATGGCGAAGTCTCCCGCGGATCGCTACAAAAGCGCGACCGAATTGATCGCCGCATTGCGCCGCATTCGTCCGCAACTGAGCGACGCCCCGCCGGCGCTCTCGATCAGCAGCATGGAGACGGCGAACGACACGTCCCCCACCGCCTTTTTCGAGACGCAACCTTACTCGGCCGACGCCGAGGTGCTACCTACTCGCTCGATCGATGCTCGTCCGCAAACATCCTTGCCGACTCTTTCGGGTCGTGGCGTCCCCGTTTACGGCGGCGTAATCGGGGCTTTGGTATTGCTGTTCGGTTTCCTCTATTACGCCGCTGGCATCCTTTTTCCGAGCGCTCCGCCGCTTGGCACGCTGGTCGTCGAAGTCGATCAAGAAGACCTTACGGCCCATCTCCGCGATCAAGAGTTGGCGATCGTCGATTTGAAAACGGCGAAGCGAACGCCGATCCGCTTGCTCAATACCGAGCAGACGGTGTCGCTCGCGCCGGGCGAATACAAGTTCGACCTCGACGCCAGCGGCGCAATCAAGACCGACGTCAGCCAGCTGACGATCCTGAGCGACGCTTCGTCGAAAGTCCATCTCTTCTGGAAAGAAGCCGCAAAATCAACCCCGCCCTCCGTCCCCGAAACCGCCGTCAATCTCGCCCCGGCCATGGCGATCGCTCCGTTTGATCAATCCCAGGCCAAAGCGCATCAAGCGGCGTGGGCCTCTTATCTCGGCGTGCCTGAATTGTCGACCAACAGCGTCGGCATAACGTTCCGCGTGATTCCTCCGGGCGAATTCGTCATGGGATCGCCCCAATGGCAATTCAAACGTCTCAGTGACGAGACGGAACACGAAGCGCGCATCTCACGCCCCTATTTGATGTCGGACACCGAGGTCACGCGGAAACAATGGGACGCGGTGATGGGACCAAGACCCTGGAATGTCGTTGGCTCGAACAGCATCCGTGATCCTCTCGCCATACCGGCTAGTCCGATTACCTGGGAGGATGCGACCGAGTTCTGTCGTCGCCTCAGCGAGAAAGAAGGAAAGACCTATCGCTTGCCGACCGAAGCGGAGTGGGAATTCGCGTGTCGGGCCGGCGCCGAAACCGCTTACTCGTTTGGAGACGACCAGACGCAACTCGTGAATTATGCGTGGTTCAACGCCAACGCCCTCAACGCGAACGAACAATTCCCCCATCCGGTTCGCCAGAAGCTGCCGAATCCATTCGGCCTCTATGACATGCCGGGCAATGTGTGGGAGTGGTGCAGCGACTGGTACGGAAGCGACTACTTCAAACTCGCGCCCCTCGTCGATCCTACGGGACCGAACAGCGGTCCTTATCACGTGCAGCGCGGCGGATCCTGGTATTACGGCAGCGACGTCGGACGATCGGCGGCCCGCTCGGTCTACCAACCGGAAAAACCCGAATACATCGGCGGCTTCCGCATCGTCCAGGCATTTCCCGACGTGCCAGCGCAATCGCCCCCCAAGGCTCCCTCTCCAACCGGCGCCTACGCGCTCGAGTTCGACGGAGTCAATGACTACGTCAAGCTCCCCTTCGGCTACAAGGGAGAACATCCGCTCACGATGGAAGTGGTGCTGCAAGTCCCCGCACCTGCCCCCGGGCTGCACAACATTTTGGGAACGTCCGAAGACAGCGGCGTTCGCTTCGAGTTCGCCGGGCATCCGGACGGCCAAACGATGGCGGCTCAAATCGGATTAGCGAAGCCGTCGCGCATTTACCAAATGGTTTCGTCCCAAAACTATCCGCCTCCCGGAACAACCGTCAATCTGACGGCGACGATCGATTCGCAGCAGTTCCGCCTTTTTATCGACGGAAAAAAAGTGGCCGAGAGCACGCTGCCGGAGACCGATCGTCTCTTCAACGACTTGAACTGGATCGTGGGCGCCAGTCCCAATCTCAACCAAGGGGAACCCCTCCCGGTCGACTTCCCCTTCTGCGGCGTCATTCAGCAAGTTCGGCTTTCCAACGCCGTCCTCTACCAGGAGGACTTTAAGCCAACGTATCAGTTCGACTCGAGCCCGCAGACGATGGCTCTCTATCAGTTCAAAGAGGGACAAGGTACGCAGTTGACCGATTCGTCAGGGCACAATCGTCACGGCGCGATCTATGGCGATCCCCAGTGGATCCCGCTCACGAAGGCTAACCTCGATCCAAACGCGCATCGCGCCTTTGCGCTTGAATTTGACGGCGTTGACGACTACGTCGAGCTTCCCTATCCCTTCGATCTTCCCGCTCCTTGGTCGTTGGAGATGGTCGCGGTAACGCCGACAAATCCTACGAACATCGGGGGCGCTCTCTTCTCGACGACGGAATTCAGCGGACTTGGTTGGACGCTCAGCAAAACGAAGACCGACGGATTCTTCAATGCCGAGTTTCTCATCCATTCCAGTCGCCACGGCGCCTATATCGGATTAACCGCTAAGGACATTACGCCCCCGGATACCCCGGTGAACTTTACCGTCGTCTCTGACAAAGAAAACGTTCGCTACTACGTCGATGGGTCGTTGGTAGGCAACATTGCCATCCCCGAGGCGGAGCGGAACTACGGCGATTTGAAAGCCATGCTTGGCGCTAGTCCCAGCCAGAAACCGAATCTAAAGATCCCGATCAGATTCCCGTTTCGCGGCAAGATTCAGCAGTTTCGGATTTCTACGTCCGAGCGTTTTACCTCCGAATTCACGCCGCAATACCAGTTCGCCGCCGACGACGAGACCTACGCATTCTACGATTTCAAACAGGGGGAAGGCGCTGAGTTGACCGACGTCTCCGGTCACAATCGTCACGGCGTAATCCACGGCGATCCCCAATGGGTTCGCCTGTCCCCTGACCAAATTGCTCCGCCGACTTACGCGATTGATTTCGATGGAGTCGACGACTTCGTCGAGCTTCCCTTCGGGTATCAGGGAAAAACGCCGATCACCGTCGAAGTCGTTTTGCCGATGCCGCTGAACTCGATGGAATCAGGCACGATTTTCGGCAATACGGAAGTCTCCGGCGTTGGCCTCGGCATTAACCGTCAGCCGCAAACCGGCAAGCGGATTGCGCACCTGGCCCTCTCTTCGACGCCCCTCAAAACCTACGCGATGCTGGAGACGACCGATTTGCCGACGACCGGAACATTAACCAACCTGACGTTTGTGCTTGGGCCAGTTGAATATCGCTTGTATGTCGACGGCAAACTGGCCGGGAAAGCCGCCCTGCCGGAATCAGAACGCAATCATAGTCGCCTCAACTTCTTGCTCGGCGCGAGCGCCAATGACCGGGCCAGGCAACCAGGCGACTTCGATTTCCCGTATCGCGGCCAGGTTCAACAGGTCCGCGTCTCCATGACCGAGCGATACGAGAGCGACTTTACGCCGCAGTACGAATTCTTCCCGGATGACGACACGTTCGCGCTCTATCGGTTTACGGAAGCTTCCGGAACCATCCTTCATGATTCCTCCGGCAACCATCGCAACGGAGAAATCCATGGCAATCCACGCCGGGTGAAGGTGAGCGCCAACGTCGCGGACGGCGTCACTTCGAACAAGCCGTTGAGGCGGCCGCACGGCATGGAGTTTGATGGGGTGGATGATCGAGTCATGATTCCCATTTCCGAAAATCTGGTCGACGGCCCACTCACGATTGAGTTCTTCTGCCAAACCCAACCCGGCAACTCCAAAGATTCCTATTTCGTGCGTGCGATTACGCACGGCGACTCGCGCACGGTCTGCCTCTCTCCCAACGGCAAACTCTACGCTGCCGAAAACAAGGAAGACGTCTATTTAATCCATCAGCCCTGCCCGTACGAAAAATGGGTCCATGTAGCGGCCACTTTCGCCGACCGACCTCTGATCTTCGTTGACGGCCAGAAGTCCGACTTGACTCCGAACGCCTTGAAGGACCCCCGCACAAGTCCAGCGCCCGATTCGCTCGTGTTCGGCGGCGACATGGACTTCAGTCACATGTTCGCCGGCAAGATCGGCGGCGTACGGATTTCGAAATCGCTTCGCTATCAGGACAATTTCACTCCTCCCACGCAGTTGACCAAGGACGCCGACACCTTGGCGCTGTATCTCTTTGAGGAAGGTTCCGGAACTCAGCTCCTCGATTCGTCCGGCAACAATCATCACGGCAAGATCGAGGGAAATCCACAGTGGCTGGGCGCCGCTAACGCCACATCGGTCGACGACTCCGCCGATCGCCGCGCCGCCGAGTACGTTCTCTCTATCGGTGGACAAGTTCGAATCAACGACGACTCCCACCTCGGGACGAACACGCTTATCAAGAATCCAAATCAATTGCCGAATGAAGCGTTCCGACTGACGCACGTTGAACTTGCGAACAATAATGAAATCACCGACCAAGGGCTGTCGGCATTCCAAGGAACCTCCAATCTACGACGAGTTAAGGTCCTCAATTCGTCAAAGGTGACAGCAGCCGGCCTCGCGCACCTCGCTGAGAACCGCAGCATCACTTTCCTTGAACTGTGGGGATGCCAGCTGACCTCCAACGTTTTTTCGCACCTGCAAAAGATGGATTCCGTGATTGATTTTCGCTTTGGCTACAACTCGCTGAATGACGACGACATGCAGTTCTTTCGCGAATTCCCCAGTACGCCAAGATTGCGGTGCCTGATGCTTTCGAACACATCGATTGGCGACGAAGGGATCGCCTGTCTGGCCGACGCCAGAGAACTGCGTCAGCTGAACGTCAATAAGACGTCGCTGACCGACAAGTCGTTCGACACGTTTTTGAACCTCCCGCTCCTCCAGAACCTTCACCTCACAGAAACGAAGGTAACCCCGGCAGGCGTCGCAAAATTCAAACAAGCTCGCCCAACCTGCCGCGTCGTTTGGGACGGCGATCCGACCGGCGCAGTGGGCGGGCCAACGACCTCTGCCGATTCCCCGGCGATGACGTCCATCGATCCAACTCCTTCCGCTCCGCCCCCTGGCCCCGGCGTTTCCGCCGTCGATGTCTTTACCTCCGGCAAGTGGCGCTGGTCGAAGCCGGAACCAGTGGTCGTCGCCGGCGTGGAGGATAGCGAAACCCTTTGCAATCCTTACCTTTTGGACAAGACTGGCGAACTCTACTTCGCGATTTCTCCCGAGCGACTTGACAAAGCGGACTTAGCCGTCTCAAAACCCGCAACGCCGAGCGGTACCTGGGAAAAGCCGACGCTCCTTTCCTCCGAAATCAATTCGTCGGAACTGGAACATGGTCCACGTCTGTTCGCCGACGGAACGAGAATGCTGTTTCACTCGCGACGGACCGATGGCATGGGTCAGGACGACATCTGGATCGCGCGCCGCAATTCGATCGACGAGCCCTTCGGTCGGGCGACAAATCTTGGATCGCCGATCAACACCGACCAAGGAGAAGCGCATGCCGCGATCACCAACGACGGCTTGACCTTGGTGTTCGAACGCCAACGGGTTGAGGGTCGGACCCTCTACGGCACGCTGATGATCGCTACGCGCAAATCGATTGACGCACCTTTCGATGAACCGGTCCCGCTAGAAAACGAGATCAACGCTGGCGTCACCAACACCTGCCCAGCTATATCGCCGGATGGAACGGTCCTTCTCTTCTCCTCCTTTCGTACCGGCTATCAAGGGTTGAACCTGTTCGTCTGCAACCGCGCTTCAACGGATCAACCGTTCGGGCCCCCAGTCCTTTTCGATCCGGTTTTTCCCACCGGATCATGGAAAATCGTTACCTGCGTCTCACAAGATCTGACCCGAATCTTCATGTCCCACTCCCAGACTCCGCAGCAGAATTCGCGTCTCTGGCAATGCCGACTTCTGACGAGCGAAAATTAA
- a CDS encoding NAD(P)/FAD-dependent oxidoreductase, with translation MRIAIIGSGISGLVSARLLSYEHDVVVFEGDDRIGGHTNTVAAHWAGETWPIDAGFIVYNERTYPNFTRILADLQVATAPTTMSFSVRCDQTGLEYNGGSLNGVFAQRWNLLRPQFLRMMADILRFNREGERDLTSVPAEQTVGEYLAEKGYSPQFGEKYLLPMGAAIWSCPLGDFAQFPIRFILEFYVNHGLLSLTDRPTWRVIEGGSQQYVDRLAAPFRSQIRLNCPVQSVRRSSEDVLVIHAAGSERFDEVVFACHADQALKMLADPDDVEREMLSAFPYYASKACLHTDESVLPRSRRAWAAWNYHIPAHDATRPTLTYNMNILQHIDSRHTYCVTLNEEESIDPAKVIARFNYSHPLFTTRRAEVQHRHQELIRHRHTSYCGAYWRNGFHEDGVISALAVCRRFAIGDWSLGPRRPYVLDAAKESRHAETSLAGEHA, from the coding sequence GTGAGAATCGCAATCATTGGCTCCGGAATTTCCGGCCTGGTGTCTGCCCGATTGCTCTCTTACGAGCATGATGTCGTCGTTTTCGAAGGGGACGATCGGATCGGCGGCCATACGAATACCGTCGCCGCCCACTGGGCGGGTGAGACCTGGCCGATCGACGCCGGGTTCATCGTCTACAACGAGCGAACCTATCCCAACTTCACCCGCATCCTGGCCGACCTGCAAGTTGCGACCGCGCCGACCACGATGAGCTTTAGCGTCCGCTGCGATCAGACCGGGCTCGAGTACAACGGCGGTTCGCTTAATGGGGTGTTCGCTCAGCGGTGGAATCTGCTCCGGCCGCAGTTTTTGCGGATGATGGCTGACATCCTTCGTTTCAACCGCGAAGGGGAGCGGGATTTAACGAGCGTTCCGGCCGAACAAACGGTCGGCGAGTACCTGGCCGAGAAGGGCTACTCGCCGCAGTTCGGCGAAAAGTACTTGCTGCCGATGGGCGCTGCGATCTGGTCTTGCCCGCTGGGAGACTTCGCCCAGTTTCCGATTCGGTTCATTCTCGAGTTCTACGTGAACCACGGGCTGTTGAGTTTGACCGATCGACCGACATGGCGGGTGATCGAGGGAGGATCGCAGCAATACGTCGATCGTTTGGCGGCGCCATTTCGGTCGCAGATTCGCTTGAACTGCCCAGTGCAGTCCGTACGCCGTTCGAGCGAAGACGTGTTGGTGATTCATGCGGCTGGAAGCGAACGGTTCGACGAAGTGGTGTTCGCGTGTCATGCCGATCAGGCGCTGAAGATGCTGGCCGACCCCGATGACGTCGAGCGAGAGATGCTCTCGGCCTTTCCCTATTACGCCAGCAAGGCTTGCCTGCACACCGACGAATCGGTGTTGCCGCGCAGTCGCCGCGCCTGGGCGGCCTGGAACTATCACATTCCGGCCCACGACGCGACCCGTCCGACGCTCACCTACAACATGAACATCTTGCAGCATATCGACTCGCGGCATACCTACTGCGTGACGCTGAATGAAGAGGAGTCGATCGATCCGGCCAAGGTGATCGCCCGGTTTAACTACTCCCATCCTTTGTTCACGACCCGCCGCGCCGAAGTGCAACACCGCCATCAAGAACTGATCCGGCATCGTCACACGTCGTACTGCGGCGCTTATTGGCGAAATGGCTTTCATGAGGATGGGGTCATTAGCGCTTTGGCCGTTTGCCGCCGTTTTGCGATTGGGGATTGGTCGCTCGGTCCGCGTCGTCCGTATGTTCTTGACGCTGCGAAGGAGTCGCGTCACGCTGAGACCTCGCTGGCGGGAGAACATGCGTGA
- a CDS encoding redoxin domain-containing protein produces the protein MNLPDQPPPWMKYLLLAAGAYNFIWGAAAIFAPSAMLSWLQVDATGSTLAFWQCIGMLVGVYGLAYLIAATDAYRHWPLVLVGFIGKVLGPIGFLFAYGAGTLPLTFGWMNLTNDLIWWAPFAMILWGAVRHQHLIGNAYEMPEADDPIRELRTNDGRRLDDLANEHPQLVVFLRHAGCTFCREAAHDLGKQRSEIEAAGCGIILVHVGKEDDPESFSKYGLDDLPRISDPTCRLYRQFGLDIGTFSQLFGARVWARGIAAGIFGGHGLGLPRANSFQMPGVYLYHCGQILDGFQHERASDRPVYLDFVRRNLAPVDAALAK, from the coding sequence ATGAACCTGCCTGATCAGCCGCCGCCGTGGATGAAGTATCTGTTATTGGCCGCCGGCGCGTATAACTTCATCTGGGGCGCCGCGGCGATTTTCGCTCCCAGTGCGATGCTGTCGTGGCTGCAGGTCGATGCGACCGGTTCGACGCTGGCGTTCTGGCAGTGCATCGGCATGTTGGTCGGGGTCTACGGTTTGGCCTATTTGATCGCAGCGACCGATGCGTATCGCCATTGGCCGCTCGTGCTGGTCGGATTTATCGGCAAAGTGCTAGGGCCGATCGGATTTCTTTTCGCCTACGGCGCGGGAACGTTGCCGCTGACTTTCGGCTGGATGAATCTGACGAACGACCTGATCTGGTGGGCGCCGTTTGCGATGATCTTGTGGGGCGCCGTGCGTCACCAGCACTTGATCGGCAACGCCTACGAAATGCCGGAAGCGGACGATCCGATTCGCGAACTGCGCACCAACGACGGTCGCCGGCTCGACGACTTAGCGAACGAGCATCCGCAGCTGGTCGTTTTCCTCCGTCACGCAGGATGCACGTTCTGTCGCGAAGCGGCGCACGATCTCGGCAAGCAGCGAAGCGAAATTGAAGCGGCCGGTTGCGGCATCATTCTGGTGCATGTCGGCAAAGAGGACGATCCCGAGTCTTTCAGCAAGTACGGGCTCGACGACCTCCCCCGCATCTCCGACCCCACGTGTCGACTCTACCGGCAGTTTGGACTGGATATCGGCACCTTCTCGCAGCTCTTTGGGGCTCGGGTCTGGGCGCGCGGAATTGCCGCGGGGATTTTTGGGGGGCATGGACTAGGCCTTCCTCGCGCTAACAGCTTTCAGATGCCAGGCGTCTATCTCTACCATTGCGGCCAAATCTTGGACGGCTTTCAACACGAACGAGCCTCGGATCGCCCGGTCTATCTCGATTTCGTGCGCCGCAATCTGGCGCCCGTCGACGCCGCGCTGGCCAAGTAA